Part of the Candidatus Dadabacteria bacterium genome is shown below.
CTACTATCCCTACACTCAGAGCGATCAACGCACTGGGAAAGTTTCTGTTAAGTTATACGTGGACAGATGGATTATTGTTAATCCAATGAACTGGGATTGGGAGGAATATGCCCGTTGCTGGAAACCGCGTCAGACCGAAAAGCTATTCCAACTTACCGCTGAGAAGTTGCGTCGTGCTTATGAGGGGTTGGCGGTCATGCAAGAAAGCTGTGATCCGATGGCGCGCTGGTATCAGTTAATCCAATTTATACCCATTAGAGAGCGGAACAAGTTAAAAGGTAATGCACTCAAAGCCGAGGCATTGCGTACTGGTGCACATATGCTACGACTTTTATATAAAGATCTGTATGGTGATAACCTACCACATCCGAACGAAGTTACTGGCACCATAATCAATCATGTGCCCGAACTGGAAGTCCGTCGTGATACGCGACGTTATTTGGAGTTTGTTGCGAACCGTTATGGTGTAAACCCTCAACCCAAATTATGCCTGCTTGTTGAAGGTCCTTCAGAGGAACTAGTGATCCAGAGAATATTCGATAGTTATTTTGGAGCGCATCCTGGTAAATTCGGGATCGAAATCATTCCTCTCGGTAGTGTGGATAATGCCACTGGTGGGAGACAAGACCGATACCGTGCGATATTACGTCTCGTGGACTATCTGCATCATAATCAGACATTCACATTTCTCATTCTCGATAATGAAAACTATGCGAAACGACTGAAGAACGCAGCAAAAGAGGCGAAGTCGATCCATGGAATACGTCGATATGTTACCCGGGGGGAATACATCAAGATTTGGTGTCAATCGTTTGAACTGGATAATTTTTCAGCAACAGAGGTCGCTGCAGCTCTTAGCGTGGTGGCACAGGATCGAGCATGCTTTACTCGTTCAGAAGTTATTACATGTACAAAGGACAAGAATCCGAATGCTCGCTTGAGTGAACTTTATAAAAAGAAGACCGGTGGAGGACTTTCGAAGCTTAAATTGGCGGAGCAGTTGGTCAATAGAATGCTGGACAAGAAATCGCAAAGAAAAATCAATAACCGCCCGCTTGTGAAAACATTGGAGCGGGTAACTAAGTTGGCCGCGCGCAACCCCTTCCCTACGATGCTTGATGTCTGGGAGCGGAATCAGTCTTCTAAACTTCTTTCCAAGAGAGGACGTTAAATCATTTGGAAATTATATACTAAAGGATTCCCGAAACGATAAGAAAACTTATGAGAAGCAGGTTAGCTACTGCTAAGGGGAAAAGCCTCTTCCAGCCGAGGCCCATTACCTGATCATATCTGAACCTTGGCAAAGTCCATCTTACCCAGATAAACAGGAAGAGTAAGAAAAGGACTTTGCCGATAAAGACAGCCGGCGGCAGATACCAATGTGTGTTGATATCAATGCCGAACCACCCTCCGAACGGTAAGGGATACCAACCACCCAAAAACAAACAAGTTATCATGCACGAAGCAACTATCATATGAGTATATTCAGCCATGAAGAACATTGCAAATTTCATACTGCTGTATTCGGTGTGATAGCCGGCGACTATCTCGGGCTCGGCTTCCGGCATATCAAACGGGAGCCTGTTGGTTTCGGCAAACGCGGAAACTACGAAAACCACAAAGCCTATAAAGGACGGGATTAGGAACCACATCTGCTCCTGCGCTTCGATTATGTCCCCTAGGCGAAGCGATCCCGTTATGGCGATTACCCCCAGTATGGACAGGCCCAGAGCGAGTTCATAGCTTATCATCTGCGCTGCGGCCCGAAGTCCTCCTAGAAGAGAGTACTTGCTGTTAGAACCCCACCCGCCGAGCACCACGCCGTATACGCTGAGCGAACTTATTCCGAGCACGTAGAGAAGGCCGATGTTTATGTCGGCTATCTGGAACCTTATGAACACGGGATCCTGGAGAAATCCGAAGAGGTCCGTGTGAACCCCCTTTCCTATGGGAATCACTGCGAGAGCCGCAAGGGCCGTGACGAGCGCGAACGCCGGGGCCATTATATACATGGTCTTGTTCGCTTTCGGGGGAATAATGTCTTCTTTGAAGATGAACTTGATGCCGTCTGCAAGAGGCTGGAGCAGTCCCGAGGGTCCAACCCTGTTCGGTCCGTAGCGGTCCTGTATGAAGGCGCTTAACCTTCTTTCCGCGAAGGTTAGATAGGCAACAACCGTCAGGACGACGAAAAAGACAAGCGCTATCTTTGCAACCGCTATTGATATCAGAAGTGGAGTCATCTGCCCGCGCCGTGTTCAAGAACTTTTCCGACGGTACCTATCCTGTCATAGCTAATCCCCCCGTATCCGGGGATCTTGAGGCTTATGTCATCCATCACTTCCGACGCGGAGCCGTAGCTGAACAGGGTCTTGTCGAGCCGCTCCCCAATCATGCACAGTATTTCGCATGCGGACTTAGCATTCCCGGGAGGAGGTATGGCCTTTCTTATCCTCTGAACCCGTCCGGCGTCGTTCGTGAAAGTCCCGTTTTTTTCATAGGGACTTGCCGCTGGAAGTATTACGTGAGCGTGTCTCGCGGTCTCGGTGAGTCTGTAGTCGATGACGGCAAGGAAGCTGATTTTCTCAAGAGCCCGGGAAAGAGCGTACTTCTCGTGGCCTGAAACCATCTCGAACAGGTCCGCCTCGATGACTACTAGCGTATTGATCCTGCCGGCAAGCAGCGAGTCAATCGTAGCTTTCGTATCGTCTCCGTTTGCCTGCGTCATGAAATTCCTGGCTCCGGCGCTGTTTGGATACGGGTCGTTGCTTACGAGATCGAATTTTTTCTCTATTTCCTCGGTTCCCACGGCGCAGATTACCAGGCAATCTCCAAGTGTGGACGAAAGCTTCGCCGCGAGAAACATTTCCTCATTTGTAAGCCTGGCCGATCCCGCAATCGCACAGGTGCCCGCGCCGCCTGACTTTATTCCAGAGAGCCTGGCCCCGACGCTGTTAATCGCGTTTTCCCAGGAGGCTATCTCGTAGTCCCCGTCACTTTTCATTATGGGGTCTTTAAGTCTGGTCGACTTCTGGACCTTCTTGTAGTCGAATCTTCCCCTGTCGCATATCCAGTGTCCGTTAACTTCCTCGTTTATTCTCGGGCGTATGCGGGAGACTTCTCCTTTTCTCGGATCGACGCCCACGGTAATGTTGCACCCGGTGCTGCAGAGAGAACACACGGAGTCTGTGAATTTCATGTACCAGACCCTCTCTTCGTGAAGGTTGTCTTTGGGGAGCAGGGCTCCGACCGGGCAGATGTCAATCACGTTTCCCGCAAGTTCATTATCGAGCGTTTTCCCGGGGAAAACGGAGATTTTCTTCCGAAAGCCTCTTCCGGTGGTCCCAAGTTCGTGGGTTTTCGTTACCTCATCCGTGAAGCGCACGCATCTGGTGCACATGATGCACCTGTTGGCGTCGTACATTATGCGGTCGCTCAGGTAGCTTTTCTGCCTTACCTTCTTGTTCTCGGGACCGCCGACCCTGCTGTAGCCGGGACCGTGATCGAAAGTGGTCATCTGGAGCGGGCATTCCCCTCCCTTGGCGCATATGGGACAGTCAAGCGGGTGGTTTATCAGAGTGAACTCAACGGCTGCTTTTCTGGCCTCAAAAGCTTTTTCGGTGTCCGTCTTGACCACTAGGCCGTCTCTTACGGTCGTGTTGCACGCGGGGAGTACCTTGGGAACGCCTTCCACTTCCACAAGGCATTGCCTGCACTGGGCGACCACGCTCAGCGAAGGGTGATAGCAGAAATGAGGGATCTCTATCCCGGCCACCGCGGCAGCCTGGATGACGTTTATTCCGTCGTCCACATCAAGTTCAATTCCGTCGATGGTTATCTTGGGCATAGAGAGGACTCAAGGGAAAAGCGATTAGCGTAAATATTATCAGAGAAAGTGCTTTTGACAAGTCAGACGTTTTCGTCCTTTTTGGGTGTCTGAAACTTGGTTTTCTCGTCCATATCGTCTTCAAATTCTATGTTCTTTTTTATATCGTCCTTGGCTCTTTGAAGCTCTCTTATCCCCCTGCCAAGGGTTCTTGCGACCTTGGGCAACTCCTTGGGCCCCAGAACCACAAGTGCGATGAAAAGTATTATGAGTAATTCAGCTGTGCCGAGTCCGAACATCGTTTCTTTCTCCCAGTGTCTAATATAACCAAAACCGGAAGACTAAGTGGCGGTTTTGTTAATTTTTTTTACGGGAGTCCTTATAAGTAGTACTAAGAAGGCCGTTGTAAAAGACGCCGCCATCGCCACGATAAGGGATTTCTGGTAGCTCTGGGTCATGTCGAAGAGAAGTCCGGAAACAAGGGGGCCGCTGATCGCGGCGAGGGAGAATCCGGTGCCAAAAATACCGAAGATGCTTCCAAGTGACTTAAGACCGTAGAATTTTCCAAGTATAGTCGGAAACATCGGCACCCACCCGCTGTAGAAAAGGCCGAACAGAAAGCCGAACAGGTAAAGCGACCATACCTCCGCGACCGACAGAATGAGGATTATGGATGTTGCCTGGAAGAAATAGCAGACAAACAGTATGCGCACGTCGCTTATGAAGTTGGTCACGACTCCCGAGAAGAAAATCCGCCCGATAATGCTTCCAACCCCTATGAAGGCGGGTGCCCCTGCCGCGACGAGAGGGGATATTCCCGCTTCTACGGAGAAGTTAAAAAGATGTACGATAATAATGAGAAAAGTGTTAAACCCGAAGAAAAACGCGATGTACATAAGCCAGAAGCTTGAGTGTGAAAACGCTTCCTTTGCGCTCCAGTCAGAAGCTCCCGTATCTTTCGCCGCATCCTCAGAGTTCTCTCCGTACGGTCTGAGTCCCATTTCCTCGGGACGGTTTTTCACCAGAAGCGCGGAACACAGTATCGCGGTAAAAATTACAGAGAGGTAAACAAGGGCGCGCTCGTAACCGAATGATTCTATAAGCCAGGTGGTAAGCGGGTTTACCACCAGACCGCTTACAGGAACCCCCGCCGTGGCGATTCCTATTGCAAGCGCCCTTTTCTTAACGAACCACCTGCTGATGACGGTGACGGGCAGTATGTAGAGAAACCCGTCTCCTATTCCCACCATCACGCTGTAGGTCAGGTAGAGTTCCCATGTGGTTTCGGCATAAGCTGAAAGAAGAAAGCCGAATGCTCCTACAAGTCCTCCAAAGAAGGTTAGGTACCTCGCGTCGTGGGTGTCTATGAGCCTTCCCGCGAACACGAATGAAAAGGCCATGCAGACGCATCTCAGGGAAAAAAATGACGATCCGACGGTATTTGAGAGACCGAAAGCTTCGTTCAGGTAAGGGAGAAATATCCCGAACGAGTAGAGAACCATCCCGTCAAGCGTTATGAGCAGGTGTCCTGCTATGACTATGACCCATCCGTAAAAAAATCTGTTTCTAAGCATAGGTTTTTCGGTTGGAAACGGAATTTCGCCGCCGCGGGCGAATCAGAGAAGTTTCCGAAAATCGTCGTGTCCCCGAAGGTCGGCGAGTGTTTTGAGGGGAAACGTTTTTTCCTCTCCGGTTCTCATATTGCGAAGCGAAAAGACTTTTTTCCGAAGCTCGTCCTCTCCGATAATTACGGAGTACGCAGCCCCGGTTCTGTTCGCTTTTCTCATCTGGCTTTTCAAGCTTTTGTTTTCGTATTCGGTCTCGACCCGCATGCCCTTTTTTCTCAGATCGTCGGCTATCCTCGCCGCCTCTCCTCTGGCTTCATCCCCGATGTGGATAATGCACACGAGCTGTTTTCTCCCCGGAGCGTTCCTCCGCGTCCCGGTTTTCTCAAGCAGAAGCAATATTCTCTCAACCCCCATCGCGAATCCCACGGCGGGTGTTTCCGGTCCTCCCATCCGCTCCACTAGGAGGTCATATCTTCCCCCCGCGGCCACGGCGTTTTGGGAACCGAGTTTGTCAGTAGTTATCTCGAAAACCGTGTCGGTGTAGTAGTCAAGCCCTCTCACTATCCTTGGGTTAAGCTTGTAGGGTATGGATTTCTCGCCGAGAGAGTAGGTAAGCGCGTCTAGATGCTCGCTGCTTTGCTCGGAGAGATAATCCCGGATCGAGAAGGGAATCTCGGACGTTATCTCACGGCATGTTCTGGTTTTGCAGTCAAGTATGCGGAGGGGGTTAGTGCCGAGTCTGTTCTGGCAGTTCTCGCAAAGGGAGTCCTTCTTCGGGGAGAGAAACCCGATAAGGGCCTCTTTGTACCGCTCGCGTTCAGCGGGCTTTCCTATCGAGTTAAGCTCAAGTTCCACATGATCTGAGAGCCCAAGTTCCGTAATCGCAAGCCAGAGCATCGCGATTATCTCCGAATCCGCAAGGGGGTCTTTGGAGCCGAAAAGCTCGGCTCCTATCTGGTTAAAGCTTCTCTGCCTTCCTTCTTGGGGTTTTTCATGTCTGAACATCTCTCCCAAGTAGTAAAGCTTCGTCACGGGCGATTTTCTGTAAAGGGAATGTTCGATAAATGCCCTTACGACTCCCGCCGTTCCCTCGGGTCTCATCGAAACCCACTCTCCCCCCTTGGTCTCAAACGTGTACATCTCCTTCTGGACGATGTCTGTGGTATCGCCGAGCCCCGTTGAGTAGACCCCGGATAGTTCCAGAATCGGAATGATTATCTCGGAAAAACCGAAGCGTTCGAACACTTCCTTGGCTCTGCTCTCTACGAGTCGCAGTTTTTCCGTTTCGGGGTGAAATATGTCTTTGAATCCGTGAAGACGGGCCGCTTTCATAGTACGTTTTCCCGGGGGAGCAGTTATCACCGCAGGTTGGTTAAGGTTATACGCTCTTCAGTCAAAAATAAAGTTTCCGCTACAGAAGAGAGCCCTTCTGTATGACTTGGGATGGTGGGGCCGGCGAGTACTGCTGAGAGGACTGAAATCTCTGGGAAATCGGTGTTTTCAACCAACCTCCTGAAGCTGTTCTCCCAACCCCTTTGCGGACAATACGGGCTTGTTGCCGAGGGAGTTAATTCGTATTCACTTCTTCGCCTTCAAAATTAAGATATATTGTCGTTGGTACACCCTGAGCATCGTATGTATTAACCGCGTAGAGTCCGTCCGTTATATCTCCGTATTGATCAAGGTTGATCGGACCCGAAATTCCTTCGTAGTCAATGTCGTCGTTAACCGTGGTTTCGTCTGTAAGCGCTGCGGCGCAGGTAGCGTAACTGTGGCACTTTGTTCCGCCTCTCGTGACCTCCTGGACTTCGGAAACATAAACGGAGGGATCATTGCTTCCGGCGCTTAAAGCCGCAAGCCTCAGTATCACCACCGCGTCGTAGGCGTGCGCGGCATAATCACTGAAATTGAACCGTTCTTTGAATTCCTCAAGCCTTTGGCCTAGAGGTGGGGTTGAGATTACCTGCTTGAATCCTGCGATCTCGCCGCTCTCCTTCTCCACATGCTGGAAAAGGGCGTCGTCAAACGTGAGCCCGTCCCCGAAGTAATATCCGACTCCGTCGGAAATTGCGGAGGAATCAAGCAATCCCCTGACTATCGGCCCTCCCTCGACATTAAAAACAAGCAACACTATGGACTCTGCCTTGATTTCCTCTACTGCACCTTCAACCTTTAAAACAACATCGGCCGCCCGCTGCGAGACCGTGGCGTCATCTGCGTCATCCGGGAAATCGGCGGTGTCGTAAGGGATGGTTTTGGCCTGTCTGCCATCAGACATTATTCCTTCTCTGGTATCTGCCGCAAGGCTTTTTCCCCATGCGTCATCACGATACACTATGACCGTGTTGCCCTGGGACTGTTTTGCCAGTATCGGTGCCTGAAAACGATCAGAGGGGGCTACTCTGAAGAAAAAAGGCTGATCGCCTCTCTCCACGACCTTTTCGTTTTCAGTTGTAAGTTCAACGGAAGTGGCCGAAGGTGAGATGCCGACCATTTCATTTTCACCCAGAAAAGGATGAATAGACACAGAGTCCGAAGAGTATGAAGGCGCCACCATGCCGTGGATGCCCATTTCAAGAAGCTGCTCAGCGCTTGCGGTCACTTGGGATGCTCCCGCCTGAAAAGAGTTTCCGCTTATGATCTCTGTATTTCCCCCCGCCTTGTTAATGTCTTCTTTGGCGAGATTCACGGCTTCTATAAGAGAACCGTTAAACCCTTCGCCTTCAGCGAGAAGCGTTCCTATGCAGAAAGCTTCCGCGCAGTCCACTTTTGCCTCGTCTTCGTCATCAAGGCACCCCGAAGAGAATATTCCCATAAAAACCAAAAGCAGGGCAGAACCTAAAATGCTTAGTTTTTTCACGACCATATACCTCCAATTGAAATACGAATTGTGCGTCACCGAATCTCCGGTCCGCTGATATGCCTTATTATACAACAAAACAGAACTAAGCGGTTGAATTCTTTGCGGTGATTTATCACTGAAGAAAAGCCTCTTTTCGTTTAATGCTTCGGGAAAGGAAGGGGTTATTCGTTTATAAGTTTTTCTTCGAACTCGCCTATGGGGATTGCGGCAAGGGTTTCTATATGGATTGTGCCCCTTGAACCGAGTTCTATTACGATTTTCGTGATCGTCTCGTTATCCGGAGCTTCCACTATGTTAACAAAGTCGTAAGGACCGAGCGCCGCGTACTGGGCTTCAACCTTGGCGCCCATCTCCTCAAGCTCCCTGTTGACCTCGTTTATCCTCTCGGGCCTCATCTTTATGGTCCTTCTGCCCTCGTCGGTGAGGTTGCTAAGCATGATGTATTTGCCCATTTTTCGCGCCCGAGCCCGGAACTCAGTCAGTCCAGGGTCTTGTCAAGTACCTTTTCTATTTCGCTTTTCGGGACGGCGCCGACTATCTGCTCGGTGACCTCTCCGTTTTTAAAAACTATCAGCGTGGGAATGCTTCTTATGCGGAAGTTCATGGTTGTCTGGGGGTTCTCGTCCACATTTACCTTTCCCACCTTAACGCTGCCTTCGTAGTCATTGGAGATCTCCTCGATGACGGGGGAAAGGGCTCTGCAGGGACCGCACCAGGGAGCCCAGAAGTCGACCAGGACGGGAACTTCGCTTTCCATTACTTCCTTATCGAACGTGGAATCTACTACTTCAACTATGTTTGAGGATGCCATTTAATCTCCTTTGGGGCTTTTATGCCTATATGCTAATACCAATTTGGAATAATACAAGAATGAGGATAGAAGATGTTTCTCGTTTATAGTGCCGGTTGTTGAGTCATGTATAATTTGAAAGGTTTCAGAACGCACACGTGGCGTCCCTCGCATTTAAAACGGTATGGCAGGTTTTTGCGGCGTCCTGAAAGAGATGTTCCGATATATGGAGAATGAACTGTGGTTATACGAACAAAAATCTTTCTGCTTTTTTTATCTGTCTGTATTTTTCCAGGATTCTCGCTCGCTCAGCCTCCTGACGCTCCGGTAGTGGTATCCGCGGTAGTTGAGAGGGAGGTGAGCAAGCCGCTCAGGCTTGTCGGCGCGACATTTCCCGCGAGAAAATCCGTCATATCGAGCGAGGTCGAAGGAGTCGTCGGGAAAATAAACGCCGAGGAAGGCCAGTACGTAAAAAAGGGCGAGACCCTCGCCGAGATAAAAAACGACAAGATCCGCTTCGCCCTTGAGCGGCTTAAGAACGAGAGAAAGGAAGCCCTCGCGAGAGCCGAGCTTTCGGAAAAAGATTTTGCAAGAATGAAAGAGCTTTACGACAAGGGAATTGTTTCCGACGGAGATTTTGACAGGGCGAGGACCCAGAGGGAGTCCGGCCGGGCCGGGCTGCTCAGTCTCGAGAGCCGTATCGAAATCGCCGAATACGATCTTGCGGCGTCGAGAATCGCCGCTCCTTTTAACGGCTACGTGACCAAGCACCACGCCGAAGCGGGACAGTGGCTCGGTCTCGGGGACAAGGTGGTTTCCTTTGTTGATATAGACACGATAGAGGTAATGGCGGGGGTGCCCGAGAGGTATATAGACGACATAAGCGAGGGCATGGAGGTCGAGGTCATACTGCCCTCCCACGATCTGCTGACCGTTCCCGCAAAAATCTCTTCAGTTATCCCGGACGCGGACCCGATAACCGTATCCTTTCCGGTAAGGGTGATGCTTGAGAATCCGGATCATACGATAAAATCCTCAGCTTCCGCCATAATCATGGTAAGGATCGGCAAAACCGAGAAAATCAAGCTCGTACCGAAAGATTCCATAGTCAGGTCCCCCCAGGGCTCTAAGGTCTTTGCCGTGAGGGAGGGCCTCGCGCATCCGGTACCGGTGGAAGAAAAGGGCTGGTATGAGAGTTTCACTCACGTTGAAGGGGGAATAAGCGTCGGCGAGAACGTGGTCGTAAGAGGAAACGAGAGACTAAGGCCCATGCAGAAAGTCAGGATCACTGACACCATAGAGCAATGAATCTTGTCGAGACCTCTATAAAAAATCCCGTAACCGTAGCCGTCGGCGTTATATTCCTCGTTATTTTCGGGGTTATCTCGCTTTTCAGGATTCCCGTTCAGCTTACCCCGGACGTCGAGACGCTCAGGGTTACCGTGAGCACCTTCTGGAGAGGGGCAAGCCCCTTTGAGATGGAAAGCGAGGTGGTAAACGAGCAGGAAGACGAGCTCAGGGGAATAACGGGACTCAGAAGACTTGACAGCGAGAGCTCGGAGAACTCCTCCGAGGTAATACTCGAGTTTGAAGTTGGCGCCGACATTGACTCCAAGGTGGTCAAGGTGTCGAACAGGCTTGACCAGGTAAAGGAATACCCGGACGAGGTCGAGCGGCCCGTGATAACCACCGTCGACCCCAGAGCAAACGCCATGGCGTGGTTTATCCTGAAGCCTCTTCCTGACAATCCCGCTGATATAAATCTCTACTACGATTTCGCGGACGAGATAATCCGCACCAGGCTTGAGAGGGTTCCCGGAGTCGGCGCCTCAAACGTGTTCGGCGGAAGGGAGCGGCTTATAGAGGTTCTTTTCGACCCCGCCGCGCTTGCCAAGAGGAATATTACGATAGCTGGGCTTGCCGCCTCCATTGACAGGGAGAATGAGAATTTCAGCGCCGGTTCCTTTAACGAGGGTAAAAGGCAGTATATCGTTCGAACCGTCGGAGAGTACAGAACCACGCGGGACATAGAAAACATAGTAGTGGCTACCGCGCAAAGCGGTCTTCCCGTTTACCTGAGGGACGTTGCCACTGTCCGCCTCGGGTACGAGGACCCGGGCTACACCGTGAGGCAGAACGGAGAGCCCTGCATTGCCGTTAACGTGCTTCGCGAAAGCGGGGCGAACTCAATAGAGGTTAAAGAGGGCATCTTTGCGGCCGTTGAGGAACTGAATGAGGGAGTCCTCAAGGAAAACGGACTTCGCCTCCGGAATGTCTACGAAGAGACCGGGTACATAAAAAACGCGATAAAGCTCGTGAGGGGAAATCTTATTATAGGCGGCGTGCTTGCCATAACGGTTCTTCTTCTTTTCCTGAGAAGCGCGAGCAGCACGATGATTGTGGCAATCGCCATACCGTCAAGCGTCATAGGGACTTTCATAGTTTTCGAGGCGCTCGGGCGCACCATAAACGTGGTCAGTCTCGCGGGGATGAGCTTCGCCGTCGGCATGGTCATAGACAACTCGATCGTGGTTCTTGAAAACGTGTACCGCCACATGCAGATGGGAAAATCGAGGATGAAGGCAGCCTATGACGGCACGACCGAGGTCTGGGGGGCGGTGCTTGCAAGCACCCTCACCACGGCCGCCGTGTTCATTCCGATCATGTTCATTCAGGAGCAGACGGGACAGCTGTTTCGCGACATAGCCATAGCGATCAGCGTCTCCGTCATACTTAGTCTTCTTGTTTCCATAACCGTCATACCGTCTGCGTCTTCAAAGTACCTCTCCGCGAAGGGCGCGGAATCTCTTGAGCGCCTTCGTATCATGTCGCGGCTGTCCGGTTTCGCGGGAAGGGTATCCGGCTTTATAAACCGCTTTACCGAGGAGATAATGACAAGCGTCAGGAAAAGAGCGGTTCTCGTGGGTTCCTTCACCCTC
Proteins encoded:
- the nuoH gene encoding NADH-quinone oxidoreductase subunit NuoH — its product is MTPLLISIAVAKIALVFFVVLTVVAYLTFAERRLSAFIQDRYGPNRVGPSGLLQPLADGIKFIFKEDIIPPKANKTMYIMAPAFALVTALAALAVIPIGKGVHTDLFGFLQDPVFIRFQIADINIGLLYVLGISSLSVYGVVLGGWGSNSKYSLLGGLRAAAQMISYELALGLSILGVIAITGSLRLGDIIEAQEQMWFLIPSFIGFVVFVVSAFAETNRLPFDMPEAEPEIVAGYHTEYSSMKFAMFFMAEYTHMIVASCMITCLFLGGWYPLPFGGWFGIDINTHWYLPPAVFIGKVLFLLFLFIWVRWTLPRFRYDQVMGLGWKRLFPLAVANLLLISFLIVSGIL
- a CDS encoding molybdopterin-dependent oxidoreductase, producing the protein MPKITIDGIELDVDDGINVIQAAAVAGIEIPHFCYHPSLSVVAQCRQCLVEVEGVPKVLPACNTTVRDGLVVKTDTEKAFEARKAAVEFTLINHPLDCPICAKGGECPLQMTTFDHGPGYSRVGGPENKKVRQKSYLSDRIMYDANRCIMCTRCVRFTDEVTKTHELGTTGRGFRKKISVFPGKTLDNELAGNVIDICPVGALLPKDNLHEERVWYMKFTDSVCSLCSTGCNITVGVDPRKGEVSRIRPRINEEVNGHWICDRGRFDYKKVQKSTRLKDPIMKSDGDYEIASWENAINSVGARLSGIKSGGAGTCAIAGSARLTNEEMFLAAKLSSTLGDCLVICAVGTEEIEKKFDLVSNDPYPNSAGARNFMTQANGDDTKATIDSLLAGRINTLVVIEADLFEMVSGHEKYALSRALEKISFLAVIDYRLTETARHAHVILPAASPYEKNGTFTNDAGRVQRIRKAIPPPGNAKSACEILCMIGERLDKTLFSYGSASEVMDDISLKIPGYGGISYDRIGTVGKVLEHGAGR
- a CDS encoding twin-arginine translocase TatA/TatE family subunit → MFGLGTAELLIILFIALVVLGPKELPKVARTLGRGIRELQRAKDDIKKNIEFEDDMDEKTKFQTPKKDENV
- a CDS encoding MFS transporter yields the protein MLRNRFFYGWVIVIAGHLLITLDGMVLYSFGIFLPYLNEAFGLSNTVGSSFFSLRCVCMAFSFVFAGRLIDTHDARYLTFFGGLVGAFGFLLSAYAETTWELYLTYSVMVGIGDGFLYILPVTVISRWFVKKRALAIGIATAGVPVSGLVVNPLTTWLIESFGYERALVYLSVIFTAILCSALLVKNRPEEMGLRPYGENSEDAAKDTGASDWSAKEAFSHSSFWLMYIAFFFGFNTFLIIIVHLFNFSVEAGISPLVAAGAPAFIGVGSIIGRIFFSGVVTNFISDVRILFVCYFFQATSIILILSVAEVWSLYLFGFLFGLFYSGWVPMFPTILGKFYGLKSLGSIFGIFGTGFSLAAISGPLVSGLLFDMTQSYQKSLIVAMAASFTTAFLVLLIRTPVKKINKTAT
- the hisS gene encoding histidine--tRNA ligase — protein: MKAARLHGFKDIFHPETEKLRLVESRAKEVFERFGFSEIIIPILELSGVYSTGLGDTTDIVQKEMYTFETKGGEWVSMRPEGTAGVVRAFIEHSLYRKSPVTKLYYLGEMFRHEKPQEGRQRSFNQIGAELFGSKDPLADSEIIAMLWLAITELGLSDHVELELNSIGKPAERERYKEALIGFLSPKKDSLCENCQNRLGTNPLRILDCKTRTCREITSEIPFSIRDYLSEQSSEHLDALTYSLGEKSIPYKLNPRIVRGLDYYTDTVFEITTDKLGSQNAVAAGGRYDLLVERMGGPETPAVGFAMGVERILLLLEKTGTRRNAPGRKQLVCIIHIGDEARGEAARIADDLRKKGMRVETEYENKSLKSQMRKANRTGAAYSVIIGEDELRKKVFSLRNMRTGEEKTFPLKTLADLRGHDDFRKLL
- a CDS encoding GYD domain-containing protein, with translation MGKYIMLSNLTDEGRRTIKMRPERINEVNRELEEMGAKVEAQYAALGPYDFVNIVEAPDNETITKIVIELGSRGTIHIETLAAIPIGEFEEKLINE
- the trxA gene encoding thioredoxin, producing MASSNIVEVVDSTFDKEVMESEVPVLVDFWAPWCGPCRALSPVIEEISNDYEGSVKVGKVNVDENPQTTMNFRIRSIPTLIVFKNGEVTEQIVGAVPKSEIEKVLDKTLD
- a CDS encoding efflux RND transporter periplasmic adaptor subunit, with the translated sequence MVIRTKIFLLFLSVCIFPGFSLAQPPDAPVVVSAVVEREVSKPLRLVGATFPARKSVISSEVEGVVGKINAEEGQYVKKGETLAEIKNDKIRFALERLKNERKEALARAELSEKDFARMKELYDKGIVSDGDFDRARTQRESGRAGLLSLESRIEIAEYDLAASRIAAPFNGYVTKHHAEAGQWLGLGDKVVSFVDIDTIEVMAGVPERYIDDISEGMEVEVILPSHDLLTVPAKISSVIPDADPITVSFPVRVMLENPDHTIKSSASAIIMVRIGKTEKIKLVPKDSIVRSPQGSKVFAVREGLAHPVPVEEKGWYESFTHVEGGISVGENVVVRGNERLRPMQKVRITDTIEQ
- a CDS encoding efflux RND transporter permease subunit, yielding MNLVETSIKNPVTVAVGVIFLVIFGVISLFRIPVQLTPDVETLRVTVSTFWRGASPFEMESEVVNEQEDELRGITGLRRLDSESSENSSEVILEFEVGADIDSKVVKVSNRLDQVKEYPDEVERPVITTVDPRANAMAWFILKPLPDNPADINLYYDFADEIIRTRLERVPGVGASNVFGGRERLIEVLFDPAALAKRNITIAGLAASIDRENENFSAGSFNEGKRQYIVRTVGEYRTTRDIENIVVATAQSGLPVYLRDVATVRLGYEDPGYTVRQNGEPCIAVNVLRESGANSIEVKEGIFAAVEELNEGVLKENGLRLRNVYEETGYIKNAIKLVRGNLIIGGVLAITVLLLFLRSASSTMIVAIAIPSSVIGTFIVFEALGRTINVVSLAGMSFAVGMVIDNSIVVLENVYRHMQMGKSRMKAAYDGTTEVWGAVLASTLTTAAVFIPIMFIQEQTGQLFRDIAIAISVSVILSLLVSITVIPSASSKYLSAKGAESLERLRIMSRLSGFAGRVSGFINRFTEEIMTSVRKRAVLVGSFTLLSIVLIIAVFPKTEYLPTGNRNLLFGILIPPPGYNVEEYTSIGKQLEADLEPYMNGKTATGKDLPRIKNFFYVARGKQIFMGAVAENRKELKKLFPVLQQALSKVPGTFGVIIQPSIFNANIGEGRSIDVNVTGDDLDEILRTARSVFFMSMESIPGAQIRPIPSLDLGNPELRIITEREAASRVGITNSELGFTVRSLIDGVQASEFNLEGQEVDIVLRAEQDFSERTQDIENIMITSPSGQVITVGALARVSLENGPEQINHYERQRVITIQITPPEEIALEEAIETVNDDIISVLRQSGQVGERTGFVLAGTADKLATAKDALQWNFLLAVVISFLLMAALFGSFLHPLVILVTVPFASLGGFLGLFILNLFTYQPLDILTMLGFVILIGIVINNAILIVHQALNNIRAGMEQQAAIRESVRVRIRPIFMSTLTSVFGMLPLVLAPGEGSELYKGLGSVVVGGLVLSTVFTLFLIPSVFSLMLEFRRRPSFL